A genomic segment from Gossypium hirsutum isolate 1008001.06 chromosome D04, Gossypium_hirsutum_v2.1, whole genome shotgun sequence encodes:
- the LOC107898588 gene encoding peptidyl-prolyl cis-trans isomerase 1, which translates to MVSNPKVFFDVTIGGEPAGRIMMELFADVTPRTAENFRALCTGEKGVGRSGKPLHYKGSKFHRVIPNFICQGGDFTAGNGTGGESIYGSNFADENFIKKHIGPGVLSMANAGPGTNKSQFFICTTKAEWLDGKHVVFGRVVEGMKVVRDIEKVGSSRGKTTKPVVIADCGQST; encoded by the coding sequence ATGGTTTCCAATCCTAAAGTATTCTTCGACGTGACGATCGGAGGCGAACCGGCTGGTCGGATCATGATGGAGCTTTTTGCCGATGTTACCCCTCGCACTGCCGAGAACTTCCGTGCACTATGTACCGGCGAGAAAGGCGTAGGTCGTTCCGGTAAACCACTCCACTACAAAGGCTCGAAGTTCCATCGTGTGATCCCTAATTTTATTTGCCAAGGAGGTGACTTCACAGCTGGAAACGGCACCGGAGGTGAATCTATATACGGATCCAACTTCGCCGACGAGAACTTCATCAAGAAACATATTGGACCCGGCGTACTATCCATGGCGAATGCTGGACCGGGTACTAACAAATCTCAGTTCTTCATCTGCACCACTAAAGCCGAGTGGCTCGATGGAAAGCACGTTGTTTTCGGACGAGTGGTCGAAGGCATGAAGGTAGTTAGAGACATTGAGAAAGTTGGCTCTAGCCGTGGAAAGACTACGAAGCCGGTTGTTATTGCCGATTGTGGACAGAGTActtaa
- the LOC121216140 gene encoding uncharacterized protein: MSQDTEQNVVGREGVPDLGQQALLREFQRMLRNELESINERLDRVEGGPTREGTPQGLRRERGGARPFVDDPFEPSEEESDQALDQNERRRGQRNRGPRDRGQVDGDLKGIKLSIPPFHGKSDPEAYLEWERKIEVIFECHNYSESKKVKLAAIEFSDYAMVWWDQLTTSRRRNGERPISSWTEMKDVMRKRFIPSYYYRELYQKLQNLTQGNRSVEDYFKEMEIAMIRANVDEDREATMARFLAGLNRDIANVVELQHYVEVVDMVHVAIKVEKQLKRKGPSRTFPSTNNFQRWNQGTGKKDFSNRTKDHPLSSKVSKPVGETSKGKEVVMPNRSREIKCFKCLGRGHIASQCPNRTNMILRANGEIESEEDDDENPDEAAEEEDELEYAVDGEILVIKRSLSLQSVENEQQRENIFHTRCHVQGKVCSLIVDGGSCTNVASTLMVEKLGLPTTKHPQPYKLQWLNDGGELKITKQVLVPFTIGKYSDKVLCDVVPMHAGHMLLGRPWQFDRKATHNGFTNRYTFKFEGKNVTLVPITPRQVYEDQLKLRESFEKFRENEKESEKHTEKKKKNF, encoded by the coding sequence ATGTCTCAAGATACCGAGCAAAACGTGGTGGGAAGAGAAGGAGTTCCCGATTTAGGCCAACAAGCCCTCTTAAGAGAATTTCAACGAATGCTCCGTAACGAGCTTGAATCCATCAATGAGAGGCTAGATCGAGTGGAAGGAGGGCCAACACGAGAAGGAACCCCTCAAGGACTGAGAAGGGAGCGAGGGGGAGCAAGACCTTTTGTGGATGATCCCTTCGAGCCAAGCGAGGAGGAAAGTGACCAAGCATTGGATCAAAACGAAAGACGACGAGGTCAAAGGAATAGGGGTCCTAGAGATCGAGGCCAAGTTGATGGTGATTTAAAAGGTATTAAACTATCCATTCCTCCCTTTCATGGGAAATCTGATCCGGAAGCCTATCTAGAATGGGAGAGAAAAATAGAGGTGATCTTCGAGTGTCACAACTACTCGGAGAGCAAAAAGGTGAAATTGGCGGCAATCGAGTTCTCCGATTACGCAATggtatggtgggatcaactcacaaCGAGTCGAAGAAGGAACGGGGAGCGGCCAATCTCATCTTGGACCGAAATGAAAGACGTAATGCGTAAGCGATTTATACCCTCTTACTATTATCGTGAACTTTATCAAAAATTGCAGAATCTTACGCAAGGAAATCGAAGTGTGGAGGACTACTTCAAAGAAATGGAAATTGCCATGATTCGAGCAAACGTGGATGAAGATCGTGAAGCAACCATGGCTCGATTCTTAGCCGGCCTTAATCGTGACATAGCTAACGTGGTGGAACTTCAACACTATGTTGAAGTTGTTGATATGGTACATGTTGCCATCAAAGTCGAAAAacaattgaagagaaaaggaCCTAGCCGAACCTTTCCTAGCACTAATAATTTTCAAAGGTGGAACCAAGGCACGGGTAAGAAAGACTTCTCTAATCGCACTAAAGATCACCCTTTGTCTTCTAAGGTGAGCAAACCCGTTGGTGAAACAAGCAAAGGTAAAGAAGTTGTCATGCCGAATCGATCACGAGAAATAAAGTGTTTCAAGTGTTTAGGGAGGGGCCATATTGCAAGTCAATGCCCTAACCGAACTAACATGATATTGCGGGCTAATGGAGAGATCGAATCGGAGGAAGACGATGATGAAAACCCCGATGAAGCCGCCGAAGAAGAAGACGAACTTGAATATGCTGTTGATGGCGAAATCCTCGTCATTAAACGAAGTCTTAGTCTTCAAAGCGTTGAAAACGAACAGCAAAGGGAGAACATTTTCCATACACGTTGCCATGTCCAAGGCAAGGTGTGCAGCTTGATCGTTGATGGCgggagttgtacaaatgtggccaGCACCTTAATGGTTGAAAAACTCGGCTTGCCAACAACTAAGCACCCTCAACcttacaaacttcaatggcttaATGATGGAGGGGAGTTGAAGATAACTAAGCAAGTTTTGGTGCCGTTCACTATCGGAAAATATTCCGACAAAGTTTtatgcgacgtagtacctatgcATGCTGGTCATATGTTATTGGGTCGTCCATGGCAATTCGACCGTAAAGCTACTCATAATGGTTTTACAAACCGCTACACTTTCAAGTTTGAAGGCAAGAATGTCACCTTAGTCCCGATAACACCGAGGCAGGTTTATGAAGACCAATTGAAGTTAAGAGAGTCTTTTGAAAAATTTcgagagaatgaaaaagaaagcgAAAAACACactgagaaaaaaaagaaaaacttttga